The following coding sequences are from one Epinephelus moara isolate mb chromosome 7, YSFRI_EMoa_1.0, whole genome shotgun sequence window:
- the fkbp7 gene encoding peptidyl-prolyl cis-trans isomerase FKBP7, translating into MMWRLVSCTLCLFVSSQLSLWCVWATAAELDGEVKIEVLFKPEECTPKSKRGDLMNAHYDGFLAKDGSQFYCSRSDKAGHPQWFVLGVGQVIKGLDIGMEDMCPGEKRKITVPPALAFGEKGKDPVPPNATVVFEVEVYSVSRGPRSMEAFKDMDLDKDRSLTKAEVKEYLKLEYEKGGKPRDDPFYEKIMDDIFRKNDRDKDGQISAKEYNIYEHDEL; encoded by the exons ATGATGTGGAGGTTAGTGAGCTGCACACTGTGCCTCTTTGTCTCTTCACAGCTCAGTTTATGGTGTGTTTGGGCGACAGCAGCCGAGCTGGACGGCGAGGTCAAGATTGAAGTTTTGTTCAAGCCCGAGGAGTGCACTCCAAAGAGTAAAAGAGGAGATCTGATGAACGCACATTACGATGGGTTCCTTGCCAAAGATGGTTCTCAGTTCTACTGCAG TCGGTCAGACAAAGCTGGGCACCCTCAGTGGTTTGTGCTGGGCGTCGGACAAGTCATTAAGGGCCTTGATATAGGAATGGAAGATATGTGTCCTGGAGAGAAACGAAAAATAACTGTTCCACCTGCCCTGGCCTTTGGAGAGAAAGGCAAAG ATCCAGTGCCGCCCAATGCTACTGTGGTCTTTGAGGTGGAGGTCTACTCTGTGTCAAGGGGACCACGCAGCATGGAGGCTTTCAAAGACATGGACCTTGATAAAGACAGAAGTCTCACAAAGGCTGAG GTAAAAGAATACCTGAAACTGGAGTATGAAAAAGGTGGGAAGCCACGCGACGATCCTTTCTATGAGAAGATTATGGATGATATATTCCGCAAGAATGACCGTGACAAAGACGGACAGATCAGTGCCAAGGAGTATAATATTTATGAACATGATGAGCTGTAA
- the osgepl1 gene encoding tRNA N6-adenosine threonylcarbamoyltransferase, mitochondrial isoform X1, which translates to MTMFPTKVKILHRLLQFRHTFWCSPSFGKAPCSRLVLGIETSCDDTGAAVLDETGEILGESLHSQKEVHLRTGGIIPTVAQQLHRENIERVVQEALGRSNVDPSLLTAVATTVKPGLALSLGIGLDFSKRFVRQHNKPFIPIHHMEAHALTVRMIQPVAFPFLVLLISGGHSLLAVARGVDDFLLLGHSLDEAPGDTLDKVARRLSLIKHPQCSTLSGGQAIELLAKTGDRTKFPLRTPMGKTNDCCFSFAGIQNQVTMVIKKKEAEEGIQQGTLLSCVNDIAAATQHTVASHLAKRTHRAILFCKANNLLPSSSPTLVLSGGVASNQYIRKVLTIITDTTGLRLICPPAKFCTDNGVMIAWNGVERLREGKGILPPDVDIRYEPRAQLGVDMTAEVKAAAIRLPSVNLKIPS; encoded by the exons ATGACCATGTTCCCTACAAAAGTAAAAATTCTGCACAGGCTGCTACAGTTTAGACACACATTTTGGTGCTCTCCCTCATTTGGAAAAGCACCTTGCTCCAGACTGGTTTTGGGCATTGAGACGAGCTGTGATgacactggagctgctgtgcTGGACGAGACAGGTGAAATACTGGGAGAGTCTCTACATTCACAGAAAGAAGTTCACCTGAG GACAGGTGGCATCATCCCCACAGTGGCACAGCAGCTCCACAGAGAAAACATAGAGCGTGTGGTCCAGGAGGCTTTAGGGAGGAGCAACGTGGACCCAAGCCTCCTCACAGCTGTGGCAACCACTGTGAAGCCAGGCTTGGCCCTAAGCTTGGGTATAGGTCTTGACTTCAGTAAGAGGTTTGTGAGGCAGCACAACAAGCCCTTCATTCCCATCCACCACATGGAGGCTCATGCCCTGACCGTCAGGATGATCCAACCTGTTGCCTTCCCCTTCCTGGTCCTGCTAATTTCTGGTGGTCACTCACTTCTTGCTGTAGCTCGAGGAGTCGACGATTTTCTGCTTTTGGGTCACAGTCTGGATGAAGCTCCAGGGGATACACTGGATAAA GTGGCAAGACGTTTGTCCCTCATAAAACACCCACAGTGCTCCACACTAAGTGGAGGGCAAGCTATAGAGCTTCTGGCAAAGACTGGCGACAGGACGAAGTTCCCTCTCAGGACACCTATGGGAAAAACAAATgactgctgcttttcttttgcTGGGATACAGAATCAGGTTACCATGgtgataaagaaaaaagaggcagaggaag gTATACAACAGGGAACGCTGTTGTCATGTGTGAATGACATTGCAGCAGCTACACAGCACACAGTTGCCTCCCACCTTGCAAAGCGCACCCATCGTGCCATCTTGTTCTGTAAGGCAAACAATCTGCTGCCGTCAAGCAGTCCCACCTTG GTGCTGTCTGGGGGAGTTGCAAGCAATCAGTACATCCGCAAGGTTTTGACCATCATCACTGACACAACAGGACTACGCCTGATCTGTCCGCCAGCCAAATTCTGCACTGACAATGGAGTGATGATTGCATG GAACGGTGTTGAACGGCTGAGAGAAGGGAAAGGGATTCTGCCTCCAGATGTGGATATCCGCTATGAGCCAAG GGCACAGCTGGGTGTTGATATGACAGCAGAGGTAAAGGCAGCAGCGATCAGGTTGCCGTCAGTCAACCTGAAGATCCCCAGCTGA
- the osgepl1 gene encoding tRNA N6-adenosine threonylcarbamoyltransferase, mitochondrial isoform X2, which produces MTMFPTKVKILHRLLQFRHTFWCSPSFGKAPCSRLVLGIETSCDDTGAAVLDETGEILGESLHSQKEVHLRTGGIIPTVAQQLHRENIERVVQEALGRSNVDPSLLTAVATTVKPGLALSLGIGLDFSKRFVRQHNKPFIPIHHMEAHALTVRMIQPVAFPFLVLLISGGHSLLAVARGVDDFLLLGHSLDEAPGDTLDKVARRLSLIKHPQCSTLSGGQAIELLAKTGDRTKFPLRTPMGKTNDCCFSFAGIQNQVTMVIKKKEAEEGIQQGTLLSCVNDIAAATQHTVASHLAKRTHRAILFCKANNLLPSSSPTLVLSGGVASNQYIRKVLTIITDTTGLRLICPPAKFCTDNGVMIAWNGVERLREGKGILPPDVDIRYEPSSHKCCIPGHSWVLI; this is translated from the exons ATGACCATGTTCCCTACAAAAGTAAAAATTCTGCACAGGCTGCTACAGTTTAGACACACATTTTGGTGCTCTCCCTCATTTGGAAAAGCACCTTGCTCCAGACTGGTTTTGGGCATTGAGACGAGCTGTGATgacactggagctgctgtgcTGGACGAGACAGGTGAAATACTGGGAGAGTCTCTACATTCACAGAAAGAAGTTCACCTGAG GACAGGTGGCATCATCCCCACAGTGGCACAGCAGCTCCACAGAGAAAACATAGAGCGTGTGGTCCAGGAGGCTTTAGGGAGGAGCAACGTGGACCCAAGCCTCCTCACAGCTGTGGCAACCACTGTGAAGCCAGGCTTGGCCCTAAGCTTGGGTATAGGTCTTGACTTCAGTAAGAGGTTTGTGAGGCAGCACAACAAGCCCTTCATTCCCATCCACCACATGGAGGCTCATGCCCTGACCGTCAGGATGATCCAACCTGTTGCCTTCCCCTTCCTGGTCCTGCTAATTTCTGGTGGTCACTCACTTCTTGCTGTAGCTCGAGGAGTCGACGATTTTCTGCTTTTGGGTCACAGTCTGGATGAAGCTCCAGGGGATACACTGGATAAA GTGGCAAGACGTTTGTCCCTCATAAAACACCCACAGTGCTCCACACTAAGTGGAGGGCAAGCTATAGAGCTTCTGGCAAAGACTGGCGACAGGACGAAGTTCCCTCTCAGGACACCTATGGGAAAAACAAATgactgctgcttttcttttgcTGGGATACAGAATCAGGTTACCATGgtgataaagaaaaaagaggcagaggaag gTATACAACAGGGAACGCTGTTGTCATGTGTGAATGACATTGCAGCAGCTACACAGCACACAGTTGCCTCCCACCTTGCAAAGCGCACCCATCGTGCCATCTTGTTCTGTAAGGCAAACAATCTGCTGCCGTCAAGCAGTCCCACCTTG GTGCTGTCTGGGGGAGTTGCAAGCAATCAGTACATCCGCAAGGTTTTGACCATCATCACTGACACAACAGGACTACGCCTGATCTGTCCGCCAGCCAAATTCTGCACTGACAATGGAGTGATGATTGCATG GAACGGTGTTGAACGGCTGAGAGAAGGGAAAGGGATTCTGCCTCCAGATGTGGATATCCGCTATGAGCCAAG CTCACATAAATGTTGTATTCCAGGGCACAGCTGGGTGTTGATATGA
- the alkbh6 gene encoding alpha-ketoglutarate-dependent dioxygenase alkB homolog 6: MSQKGGMEHPACILEELKQFVVNDAPPTVYYIPDFISEDEESYLLQQVYKSPKTKWTQLSGRRLQNWGGLPCPKGMLAEKIPDWLQTYCEKISSLGAFSGKTANHVLVNEYKQGEGIMPHEDGPLYHPTVTTISLGSHTLLDFYTPVSSQEDDVPQTEENRFLLSLLVKPRSLLILQDEMYQRLLHGILPRGQDMLTDKVVNLSAAGALPGETLTRGTRVSLTIRHVPKVLKTKLMLGRK; encoded by the exons ATGTCGCAAAAAG GAGGCATGGAACACCCAGCTTGTATTTTGGAAGAATTGAAGCAGTTTGTCGTAAATGATGCCCCTCCAACAGTGTATTACATCCCAGATTTCATATCGGAAGATGAAGAGTCCTACCTTCTGCAACAGGTGTACAAGTCTCCCAAAACTAAATGGACCCAGCTGTCAGGCAGAAGGCTTCAGAACTGGGGAGGGTTACCGTGTCCCAAAGGCATGCTAGCAGAAAAGATTCCTGACTGGCTCCAGACATACTGTGAGAAAATTTCCTCTCTGGGTGCATtcagtggaaaaacagccaaTCATGTGTTGGTGAATGAGTATAAACAAGGGGAAGGGATTATGCCTCATGAAGACGGCCCCCTGTACCACCCTACTGTCACCACCATCAGCCTGGGCTCTCACACCCTCCTGGACTTCTACACGCCTGTCAGCAGCCAGGAAGATGATGTGCCACAGACAGAGGAAAACCGCTTTCTCTTGTCCCTGCTGGTGAAGCCGCGCAGTCTTCTGATCCTGCAGGATGAAATGTACCAGCGTCTCCTTCATGGCATCCTGCCCCGTGGCCAGGACATGCTAACCGACAAGGTGGTGAACCTGTCTGCCGCTGGGGCCTTGCCAGGAGAGACATTGACCCGAGGCACCAGAGTGTCACTGACCATACGACATGTGCCCAAAGTTTTGAAGACAAAGCTTATGCTGGGGAGGAAATGA